A stretch of Alkalicella caledoniensis DNA encodes these proteins:
- a CDS encoding SAP domain-containing protein has protein sequence MGLFDLFKKKKDKKVEEINKKKNTDNIGINIKPTISVKTEVVNTPSEPEVIPVEKRIKGMKPNSAGLYPHETLLLSYAPKYYVEGNSYPGFWWYKYGIKDVDKLLQSLLDRGFLQIGSLRSAIEKETATVLKDILKANDLKVSGKKSELVERLLDEVPEEKLKAAFTKFTYELTDEGKDVLNKEEYIPYIHRTGIEDLDIWSLSKKVQEKPEYPYRDVIWGYLNERSMIHAKNGDFGLYRNSRFTMSEFVKEESKLDNAFSLLSEVIRYDLSGLSNGFSMQFMDIYADSYFPYDSSIITMAPGIISRVADYQEKKGLSDEDLKRKLYEEICKFKLPFSVFTEDECVEIVLMEIQKDEEGLQKLYNKAERRFKKEYGIK, from the coding sequence GTGGGATTATTTGATTTATTTAAAAAGAAAAAAGATAAGAAAGTAGAAGAAATAAATAAAAAGAAAAATACCGACAATATTGGAATTAACATTAAACCGACAATTAGTGTTAAAACAGAGGTTGTAAATACCCCCTCAGAGCCGGAAGTCATTCCTGTTGAAAAGAGAATTAAAGGCATGAAGCCAAACAGTGCTGGTTTATATCCTCATGAAACGCTTCTTTTATCTTATGCTCCAAAATATTATGTTGAAGGGAATTCTTATCCTGGGTTTTGGTGGTATAAGTACGGAATTAAAGATGTTGATAAACTATTGCAATCATTACTAGATAGAGGTTTTCTTCAGATTGGATCACTGAGATCAGCTATAGAAAAAGAGACTGCTACCGTACTTAAAGATATATTAAAAGCTAATGATTTAAAAGTTTCTGGGAAAAAATCAGAACTAGTGGAGCGTCTGCTAGATGAAGTTCCAGAAGAAAAATTAAAGGCAGCCTTTACAAAGTTCACATATGAATTAACAGATGAAGGGAAAGATGTTCTAAACAAAGAAGAATACATCCCATATATCCACCGAACTGGAATTGAAGATCTAGATATTTGGTCTTTAAGTAAAAAAGTTCAAGAAAAACCAGAATACCCATATAGAGATGTCATTTGGGGATACTTAAATGAGAGAAGCATGATTCATGCTAAAAATGGGGACTTCGGGTTATATAGAAATTCTCGATTTACTATGTCAGAGTTTGTAAAGGAAGAAAGTAAGCTAGACAATGCTTTTTCTCTTTTATCAGAGGTTATCCGTTATGATTTAAGTGGATTATCAAATGGCTTCAGTATGCAATTCATGGATATTTACGCAGATAGCTACTTTCCATATGATAGTTCAATAATAACAATGGCTCCTGGTATAATTAGCAGAGTTGCTGATTATCAAGAAAAGAAAGGCTTATCCGATGAAGATCTGAAAAGAAAATTATATGAAGAGATATGTAAGTTTAAGCTGCCATTCAGTGTATTTACTGAAGATGAATGTGTTGAAATTGTTCTCATGGAAATACAAAAAGATGAAGAAGGCCTTCAAAAGCTTTATAATAAAGCAGAGAGACGATTTAAGAAAGAGTATGGAATTAAGTGA
- a CDS encoding UTP--glucose-1-phosphate uridylyltransferase has product MEIISKSYLLLYRNVELELELEKKANEELLKVVRDITDLVDIHYIRQKEAKGLGHAIYCAKTFVGNEPFAVMLGDDVVYNEGKPCLKQMIEVYDEYKTSVLGVQTVKDEDVCKYGIVDGERVSDRVYTVKGLVEKPAVDEAPSNVAILGRYIINPGIFDILAETKPGKGGEIQLTDALKELALQEDMYAYDFVGKRYDVGNKQGFLEATVETALRREDLKDEFLEYLVRVVEKEVGAVREVACCHDK; this is encoded by the coding sequence ATGGAGATAATATCAAAGTCTTACCTATTGCTATATAGAAATGTTGAATTGGAACTGGAACTTGAGAAAAAAGCCAATGAAGAACTACTGAAAGTGGTTAGAGACATTACTGATCTTGTCGATATCCACTACATAAGACAAAAAGAAGCCAAAGGATTAGGACATGCCATCTACTGTGCAAAGACCTTTGTAGGGAATGAACCATTTGCCGTTATGCTTGGTGATGATGTTGTATATAATGAGGGCAAGCCTTGCCTTAAGCAGATGATAGAAGTTTATGATGAGTATAAGACTTCTGTACTTGGAGTTCAAACCGTTAAAGATGAAGACGTGTGTAAATATGGAATCGTTGATGGTGAAAGAGTAAGTGATAGAGTCTATACCGTGAAGGGGCTAGTTGAGAAGCCTGCAGTAGATGAAGCGCCATCCAATGTTGCAATCCTTGGACGATATATCATCAATCCCGGTATCTTTGATATTTTAGCTGAGACGAAGCCTGGCAAAGGTGGAGAGATTCAGCTGACGGATGCTTTAAAAGAGCTGGCACTTCAAGAAGATATGTACGCATATGACTTCGTAGGTAAAAGATACGATGTAGGGAATAAGCAAGGATTTCTTGAAGCCACTGTGGAGACTGCTCTCAGAAGAGAAGACTTAAAAGATGAGTTTTTGGAGTATCTAGTAAGAGTAGTTGAGAAGGAAGTTGGCGCAGTTAGAGAAGTGGCTTGCTGTCATGACAAGTAG
- the ltrA gene encoding group II intron reverse transcriptase/maturase — protein MMLQKGETPLNTFLRHAEYYGMQETFDNLHEESKLSKKFYNLYDLIISEENILLAYRSIKSNSGAKTAGIDNTVIGDLKELTPKQLVSLIQTKLGNYKPKAVRRIFIPKENGDQRPLGIPTIIDRLIQQMIKQIIEPIAEAKFYKHSYGFRPLRNTHHAIARAQTLINIGRLHYVIDIDIKGFFDNVNHNSLIKQIWNLGIRDKRVIAIISKILKTPIQGEGRANKGVPQGGVLSPLLSNIVLHDLDQWVYSQWEGMKTKWPYKRQGDKIKRLKNTNLKEGYLVRYADDFKVFARNSQTAYKWFYAIKKYLKDRLKLDISPEKSKVTNLRKKKSDFLGYRLKANLKGSKYVAHTYMKKKKKTAIKQGLKEAIKKIKQSPTRENAMKLNSMIMGLHQYFKYMTHVFKEFSDISFSLSKAMYNGFKRYGRYEHPKSISCAFKKYYNTTYRTWRIAGVYIFPIADISTQTSLNFSPSLNIFTEEGRKTIHKRLQQQITLELPKLMESANLTYRTTEYIDNRISRYSMTMGKCEITCIYLPAEMVHCHHYVPTKLGGTDKYHNLRIVHKDVHKLIHATEIKIIKKYMESLKLDIGTLDKINRYREKCNLEALS, from the coding sequence ATGATGCTCCAGAAAGGAGAAACCCCACTGAACACATTCCTACGACATGCAGAATACTATGGTATGCAGGAAACCTTTGATAATCTTCACGAAGAAAGTAAATTATCAAAGAAGTTTTACAATCTCTATGATTTAATCATTAGCGAGGAAAACATCCTATTAGCATATCGCAGTATAAAAAGTAACAGTGGTGCTAAAACAGCAGGAATAGATAACACTGTTATAGGTGATTTAAAAGAACTAACACCCAAACAATTAGTTTCTTTAATCCAAACAAAATTAGGCAACTACAAACCCAAGGCTGTTAGAAGAATTTTCATTCCAAAGGAAAATGGTGATCAAAGACCCTTAGGCATACCAACTATCATCGACCGATTAATACAACAAATGATAAAACAAATCATAGAACCTATTGCAGAAGCTAAATTCTATAAACATAGCTACGGATTTAGGCCCTTAAGAAACACACATCATGCAATAGCAAGGGCTCAAACCCTAATCAATATAGGTAGACTACACTATGTAATAGATATAGATATCAAAGGATTCTTTGACAATGTAAATCACAATAGCTTGATAAAACAAATATGGAACCTTGGCATAAGAGATAAAAGAGTAATAGCAATTATCTCTAAGATATTAAAAACACCTATCCAAGGAGAAGGTAGAGCAAATAAGGGAGTGCCTCAAGGTGGAGTATTATCACCATTACTTTCAAACATAGTCCTACATGACTTAGATCAATGGGTTTATAGTCAATGGGAAGGAATGAAAACTAAGTGGCCATACAAGAGACAAGGTGATAAGATTAAAAGATTGAAAAATACTAACCTAAAAGAAGGATACCTTGTACGTTATGCCGATGATTTTAAAGTGTTTGCAAGAAATAGTCAAACAGCCTACAAATGGTTTTATGCCATAAAGAAATACCTTAAAGACCGATTAAAATTAGATATCTCACCTGAAAAATCAAAGGTAACAAATTTGAGAAAAAAGAAATCGGATTTTTTAGGATATCGTCTTAAGGCAAATTTAAAAGGCAGTAAATATGTTGCACACACCTATATGAAGAAGAAAAAGAAAACAGCCATAAAACAAGGATTAAAAGAAGCGATTAAGAAAATCAAACAATCACCAACAAGAGAAAACGCCATGAAATTAAATTCTATGATAATGGGGCTACATCAATATTTCAAATATATGACCCATGTGTTTAAAGAATTTAGTGACATCTCCTTTTCTCTCTCGAAAGCTATGTATAATGGTTTCAAACGTTATGGACGATATGAGCATCCTAAAAGCATATCATGTGCTTTTAAAAAGTATTATAACACCACCTATCGAACTTGGAGGATTGCAGGTGTGTATATTTTTCCAATAGCAGATATTAGCACACAAACAAGCTTAAATTTTAGTCCAAGTCTGAACATATTTACCGAAGAAGGAAGAAAGACCATTCACAAAAGGTTACAACAACAAATTACGTTAGAATTACCTAAGCTGATGGAATCAGCTAATCTTACTTATCGTACTACAGAATATATAGACAACAGGATATCAAGATATTCAATGACTATGGGTAAATGTGAGATAACTTGCATATATCTTCCAGCGGAAATGGTTCATTGTCATCATTATGTACCAACAAAATTAGGTGGAACAGATAAATACCATAACTTAAGAATCGTTCATAAAGATGTGCACAAACTCATCCATGCTACAGAAATCAAAATAATTAAGAAATATATGGAATCCTTAAAGTTAGACATAGGGACTCTAGACAAAATCAATAGATATCGTGAGAAATGTAACCTTGAAGCATTGAGTTGA
- a CDS encoding DUF6431 domain-containing protein, whose product MINITKFKWNIHQYVNLGKEIYIAPVFGCRSCGYIGRLHRHGYYSRNVITLHSSHRIHVLRLKCPRLGCFKTYSMLPSFLIPYYQYSFDFIFTCLYFLFFLNTSYSKFVSLLKQLDPNSIVTTSHFNHFKRRFKKELPFLNYFFAQFPDMYYQMDQVNLVSILKKLTFFRSKYLDFNQIYFEKMPRYFFAKN is encoded by the coding sequence ATGATAAATATAACCAAATTCAAATGGAATATACATCAGTATGTTAATTTAGGCAAAGAAATTTATATAGCTCCTGTTTTCGGTTGTAGGTCTTGCGGTTACATAGGAAGGCTCCACCGTCATGGCTACTATTCTAGAAATGTGATCACTTTACATTCCTCCCATAGAATCCACGTGCTAAGACTTAAGTGTCCTAGGCTTGGTTGCTTTAAAACATACTCCATGCTTCCTAGCTTCTTGATTCCTTATTACCAATACTCTTTTGACTTCATTTTCACATGTCTATACTTTCTATTTTTTCTTAACACAAGCTATTCTAAGTTTGTGAGTTTATTAAAGCAATTAGACCCCAATAGCATAGTAACTACCTCTCACTTCAATCACTTTAAAAGACGTTTTAAGAAGGAACTACCCTTCCTAAACTATTTCTTTGCTCAATTTCCTGATATGTATTACCAGATGGATCAAGTGAATTTGGTAAGTATCCTAAAGAAACTAACCTTCTTTAGGAGTAAATACTTAGACTTTAATCAAATATACTTTGAAAAAATGCCGAGGTATTTTTTTGCAAAAAATTAA